A stretch of Bradyrhizobium sp. AZCC 2262 DNA encodes these proteins:
- the dcd gene encoding dCTP deaminase: protein MILTDREIRNSLEANLFDILPRPSLEAYSSTTVDLTLSPVLRVYKSQPTGLKSAIDPSQPGFNAINLINQLTDVANIDDKNGYDLIPGVLVLGWTLETIDLKDHCRLAARVEGKSSLARVGLGIHVTAPIIHTGFKAPIQLEMINHGPLPICLRKGMRICQIVFEQTLGMPDRSYKGQFLGQTAT, encoded by the coding sequence TTGATTTTAACAGATCGGGAAATTCGAAATTCTTTAGAGGCTAACCTATTCGATATTCTTCCGAGACCCTCACTCGAAGCATATTCGTCCACCACGGTTGACCTCACCTTGAGTCCGGTTCTGCGAGTCTACAAATCGCAACCTACCGGACTCAAGAGCGCGATCGACCCGTCTCAACCGGGCTTCAACGCCATCAATTTAATCAACCAACTGACCGACGTTGCGAATATCGATGACAAAAATGGATATGATCTCATTCCCGGCGTTCTCGTACTCGGTTGGACGCTAGAAACGATTGATCTGAAAGATCACTGCAGACTGGCGGCGAGGGTGGAAGGCAAGAGTTCTTTGGCTCGCGTGGGGCTTGGTATCCACGTAACAGCGCCGATCATCCACACAGGCTTTAAGGCACCTATCCAGCTTGAAATGATCAATCACGGTCCGCTGCCAATTTGTTTGCGCAAGGGAATGCGCATCTGTCAGATCGTCTTTGAACAAACGCTCGGCATGCCAGATCGCTCATACAAGGGTCAGTTTCTCGGGCAAACAGCTACTTAG
- a CDS encoding helix-turn-helix domain-containing protein, which translates to MFNPQRLSLARKRRRLTSKGFAELIGMSPVTVTRLEKANNEPEPETVDLIAKALGFPREFFFGDDIDDLAKDAASFRSLTSMTARERDAALASGSLAYLLSDYVAAKFNLPEPKLIDLSHERDPAAAAMTVRQAWALGEQPISNMIKLLESKGVRVFSLAENTKSVDAFSCWRNDIPYVFLNTFKSAERSRLDASHELAHLILHKHGGPQQGRDAEMEANSFASSFLMPKADVRSRLPFVSRLDDVSCREETMGRVNRCACLPFA; encoded by the coding sequence ATGTTTAATCCGCAGAGATTGAGCCTCGCCCGAAAAAGGCGGCGGCTCACCAGCAAAGGATTCGCTGAACTGATCGGCATGTCTCCGGTCACGGTCACGCGCCTAGAGAAGGCGAACAACGAACCTGAGCCTGAAACCGTCGATCTGATCGCCAAAGCTCTCGGATTTCCGCGCGAGTTCTTCTTTGGCGACGATATCGACGATCTGGCAAAGGACGCTGCTAGTTTCCGCAGCCTGACGTCTATGACCGCGCGCGAACGCGATGCTGCGCTAGCGTCTGGTTCTCTGGCATATTTGCTTTCGGACTATGTAGCGGCAAAGTTCAATTTGCCGGAGCCGAAGCTAATCGACCTCTCGCATGAGCGTGATCCAGCAGCGGCAGCAATGACGGTCCGTCAAGCGTGGGCACTGGGTGAGCAGCCCATAAGCAACATGATCAAGCTGCTAGAATCTAAGGGCGTCCGGGTGTTCTCTTTAGCTGAGAACACAAAGAGCGTGGATGCGTTTTCTTGCTGGCGGAATGACATTCCATACGTGTTCTTGAATACGTTCAAGTCTGCCGAGCGGAGCAGGCTGGACGCGTCCCATGAGTTAGCCCACTTAATTTTGCACAAGCACGGCGGACCGCAGCAAGGGCGCGATGCCGAGATGGAAGCCAACAGTTTTGCCTCATCGTTCTTGATGCCAAAGGCCGACGTAAGGTCTCGGCTTCCATTTGTATCAAGGTTGGATGATGTTAGTTGTCGCGAAGAAACGATGGGGCGTGTCAACCGGTGCGCTTGCTTACCGTTTGCATAA
- a CDS encoding threonine aldolase family protein: MHYTPAPRDPKADPIRINLLSDTQTRPTPAMREAMARAEVGDEQIGDDPTVNLLCERVADLLGKEAAVFMPSGTMCNVAATLAHCRPGDEILAHVSAHIIAREGGAHAALGGFQITPLPGDDGQFAPETFRAALHPRSRYQPPQTVVSVEQTANIGGGTIWKKAALDEVVAIAKANGLITHMDGARLLNACVATGISAKNMAAGWDSAWIDFSKGLGAPIGGVIAGSRAFIDDVWRWKQRLGGSMRQAGICAAACVYALDHHVDGLADDHANARALARGLSQINGIEVQQPETNLVFFKPDGAGVAGTKMVEALRKRGVLLAMMDGRIRACTHLDVSAAMIEETVGIVREIVRGA, translated from the coding sequence ATGCACTACACCCCTGCCCCGCGCGATCCCAAGGCCGATCCCATCCGCATCAACCTGCTGTCGGACACGCAGACGCGGCCGACGCCGGCGATGCGCGAGGCGATGGCGCGCGCCGAGGTTGGCGACGAACAGATCGGCGACGACCCGACGGTGAATCTGTTGTGTGAGCGCGTGGCTGACCTGCTCGGCAAGGAAGCGGCCGTGTTCATGCCCTCGGGCACCATGTGCAACGTCGCGGCGACGCTGGCCCATTGCCGGCCGGGCGATGAAATTCTGGCCCATGTCAGCGCGCACATCATCGCCCGTGAAGGCGGCGCGCATGCCGCGCTCGGCGGATTCCAGATCACGCCGCTGCCGGGCGACGACGGGCAATTCGCGCCCGAAACATTCCGTGCCGCGTTGCACCCGCGCTCACGCTACCAGCCGCCGCAGACCGTCGTCAGCGTCGAGCAGACCGCCAATATCGGTGGCGGCACGATCTGGAAGAAAGCGGCGCTGGATGAAGTGGTAGCCATCGCCAAGGCGAACGGGCTCATCACCCATATGGACGGCGCGCGGCTGCTGAACGCCTGCGTCGCCACGGGGATATCGGCGAAGAACATGGCCGCGGGCTGGGATTCAGCCTGGATCGATTTCTCAAAAGGCCTCGGCGCGCCGATCGGCGGTGTGATTGCGGGTTCGCGCGCCTTCATCGACGACGTCTGGCGCTGGAAGCAGCGCCTCGGCGGGTCGATGCGGCAGGCCGGTATTTGCGCCGCGGCCTGCGTCTACGCGCTCGACCATCACGTCGACGGCCTCGCCGACGATCACGCCAATGCGCGGGCGCTGGCGCGGGGACTGTCGCAAATCAATGGCATCGAGGTGCAGCAGCCCGAGACCAATCTGGTGTTCTTCAAGCCTGACGGCGCCGGCGTCGCCGGCACCAAAATGGTCGAGGCCTTGCGCAAGCGCGGCGTCCTGCTCGCGATGATGGACGGCCGCATTCGCGCCTGCACGCATCTCGACGTCAGCGCTGCGATGATCGAGGAGACGGTCGGCATCGTGCGCGAGATCGTACGCGGGGCGTGA
- the rpsD gene encoding 30S ribosomal protein S4, giving the protein MTKRSEAKYKIDRRMGQNIWGRPKSPVNRREYGPGQHGQRRKGKLSDFGVQLRAKQKLKGYYANISERQFHGIYVEAGRMKGDTGENLIGLLERRLDTVVYRAKFVATMFAARQFINHGHIKVNGRRVNISSYKLKPGDLVEIKESSKQLTPVLEASQLGERDVPDFIEADHGKMTAKFTRIPALSDVPFAVQMEPHLIVEFYSR; this is encoded by the coding sequence ATGACAAAGCGCAGTGAGGCGAAATACAAGATCGATCGCCGTATGGGCCAGAATATCTGGGGCCGCCCCAAGAGCCCCGTGAACCGCCGTGAGTATGGCCCCGGCCAGCACGGCCAGCGCCGCAAGGGCAAGCTGTCCGACTTCGGCGTGCAGCTCCGCGCCAAGCAGAAGCTGAAGGGCTATTACGCCAACATTTCCGAACGTCAGTTCCACGGCATCTATGTCGAGGCTGGCCGGATGAAGGGCGACACCGGTGAAAACCTGATCGGCCTGCTGGAGCGCCGTCTCGACACGGTTGTCTATCGCGCCAAGTTCGTGGCGACGATGTTCGCCGCCCGCCAGTTCATCAACCACGGCCACATCAAGGTGAACGGCCGCCGCGTCAACATTTCGAGCTACAAGCTCAAGCCCGGCGACCTCGTCGAGATCAAGGAATCGTCCAAGCAGCTCACTCCCGTTCTGGAAGCAAGCCAGCTCGGCGAGCGCGACGTGCCCGACTTCATCGAAGCCGATCACGGCAAGATGACCGCGAAGTTCACCCGCATCCCCGCGCTGTCGGACGTGCCGTTCGCGGTGCAGATGGAGCCGCATCTGATCGTCGAATTCTATTCGCGCTGA
- a CDS encoding type II toxin-antitoxin system HicB family antitoxin — MRQYIALIHKESGSDYGVSFPDLPGVISAGKTLDEARDMGAEALALHLEGLAADGEAAPEPSSLEEIMKDAQNKDGVAVLIAAPAAEVKSVRINVTMPADVLDQIDRYAEREGFTRSGFLAQAAKKAMATS, encoded by the coding sequence ATGCGACAGTACATCGCCTTGATCCATAAAGAGTCCGGCAGCGACTACGGCGTATCGTTTCCGGACCTTCCCGGCGTGATCAGCGCCGGCAAGACTCTCGATGAAGCCCGCGACATGGGCGCAGAGGCTCTCGCGCTGCATCTTGAAGGTTTGGCAGCCGATGGTGAAGCCGCGCCAGAACCAAGCTCTCTCGAAGAGATCATGAAGGATGCGCAAAACAAGGACGGCGTCGCCGTCCTCATCGCGGCACCTGCCGCGGAAGTGAAGAGCGTCCGGATCAACGTGACGATGCCGGCCGACGTGCTTGATCAAATCGATCGTTACGCCGAGCGGGAAGGGTTCACACGCTCCGGCTTTCTCGCCCAGGCGGCGAAGAAGGCAATGGCTACCAGCTAG
- a CDS encoding addiction module antidote protein, which yields MKGNEMIKTSKFDAANYLKSPQAMADYLSEALATDDAEFICDALDTIARAKGMTQVAKETGLSRESLYKSLSGTTKPEFDTIRKVISSFGLKLVAEPIDKTEAA from the coding sequence GTGAAAGGGAATGAGATGATTAAAACCTCAAAATTCGATGCCGCAAATTATCTCAAGAGCCCACAGGCGATGGCCGACTACCTTTCGGAAGCACTGGCGACCGACGATGCCGAGTTCATCTGCGATGCGCTTGATACGATCGCGCGCGCCAAAGGCATGACCCAGGTCGCAAAGGAGACGGGTCTTTCTCGAGAAAGTCTCTACAAATCGTTGAGCGGCACGACAAAGCCCGAATTCGATACAATCAGAAAAGTAATCAGCTCTTTCGGACTTAAGCTCGTTGCAGAACCCATCGACAAGACCGAGGCGGCTTGA
- a CDS encoding type II toxin-antitoxin system HicA family toxin, protein MNSKDIVSALKADGWVQVAQKGSHVQFKHPTKPGRVTVPHPRRDIPTGTFRSIEKQAGLKLK, encoded by the coding sequence ATGAATTCCAAGGACATAGTCTCCGCGTTGAAGGCCGACGGCTGGGTCCAGGTCGCCCAAAAAGGAAGTCATGTCCAGTTCAAGCATCCGACCAAGCCGGGGAGGGTAACGGTGCCTCACCCGCGAAGAGATATCCCGACCGGAACGTTCAGAAGCATCGAAAAGCAAGCCGGTCTGAAGCTTAAGTAG
- a CDS encoding type II toxin-antitoxin system RelE/ParE family toxin — MFEVLTTDEFDRWLSDLADERARTKIASRVARLRFGNAGDAKPVGEGVSEMRVHHGPGYRVYYKQTNKTIIVMLCGGDKSTQEKDVRRAKKMAAEL, encoded by the coding sequence ATGTTCGAGGTGCTGACGACCGATGAGTTCGACCGATGGCTTTCGGATCTCGCAGATGAAAGAGCCAGAACCAAGATCGCTTCACGCGTAGCGCGGCTACGCTTTGGCAATGCCGGCGATGCCAAACCCGTCGGCGAAGGCGTAAGCGAAATGCGCGTCCATCACGGTCCGGGCTACCGCGTTTATTACAAGCAAACGAACAAGACGATCATCGTCATGCTGTGCGGTGGAGACAAGTCGACTCAAGAGAAAGACGTCAGGCGAGCGAAGAAAATGGCTGCTGAATTGTGA